In a genomic window of Halobiforma lacisalsi AJ5:
- a CDS encoding permease yields the protein MYVALVDGVLESLRIGVGFLWTAAWAIIMGLTITSLVQVYVSKERMASVLGEGDLSGLAKATVFGAASSGCSFGAVAIGKGLFKKGAHAVNFLAFMFASTNLIVELGLMILILLGWEFLLAELLGGLVLIAVMAIIVQFTLPEALFDEVRAELERRDHEHGVEEDPTCGMAGSDEHTLVTDGGERLKFCSEGCLETYRQHAASSGVWHEQLRSWGGWYRVANQYRKEWSMIWTDVVAGFLISGFVIVFVPQWVWNTLFLEGESPLMIAENAIMGVAIAIISFVGSMGNVPFAVALWGGGISFAGVIAFVYADLITIPVLNVYRKYYGWKIMLYILGVFFVTMAFTGFLMELLFDALGIVPNLEGGTTASEQTYFELDYTFYLNLVAFALSGFLLYVYRRGLGAPGEYRDPVCGMRVDDDGPSATHQGESFYFCSTTCKRSFESTPEKFADLGPRVADSGHEHDH from the coding sequence CATGGGGCTCACGATCACGAGTCTCGTGCAGGTGTACGTCTCGAAGGAACGCATGGCGTCGGTCTTAGGCGAGGGCGATCTCTCCGGACTCGCGAAGGCGACGGTCTTCGGGGCCGCGAGCAGCGGCTGTAGCTTCGGTGCCGTCGCCATCGGTAAGGGGCTGTTCAAGAAGGGAGCCCACGCGGTGAACTTCCTCGCGTTCATGTTCGCCTCGACGAACCTCATCGTCGAACTCGGCCTGATGATCCTGATCCTGCTCGGCTGGGAGTTCCTGCTCGCGGAACTCCTCGGCGGGCTGGTCCTCATCGCCGTCATGGCCATCATCGTCCAGTTCACGCTCCCCGAGGCGCTGTTCGACGAGGTACGGGCCGAACTCGAGCGACGCGACCACGAACACGGCGTCGAGGAGGATCCGACCTGTGGGATGGCGGGCTCGGACGAACACACCCTCGTGACCGACGGGGGCGAGCGGCTGAAGTTCTGTTCCGAGGGCTGTCTCGAGACCTACCGTCAGCACGCCGCGAGTAGCGGCGTTTGGCACGAACAACTGCGCTCGTGGGGTGGCTGGTACAGGGTCGCCAACCAGTACCGCAAGGAGTGGTCGATGATCTGGACGGACGTCGTCGCGGGCTTTCTCATCTCGGGGTTCGTCATCGTCTTCGTCCCGCAGTGGGTCTGGAACACGCTGTTCCTCGAGGGGGAGAGCCCCCTGATGATCGCCGAGAACGCGATCATGGGGGTCGCGATCGCCATCATCAGCTTCGTCGGCAGCATGGGGAACGTCCCGTTCGCCGTCGCGCTCTGGGGCGGCGGTATCAGCTTCGCGGGCGTCATCGCGTTCGTCTACGCCGACCTCATCACGATTCCCGTGTTGAACGTCTACCGGAAGTACTACGGCTGGAAGATCATGCTGTACATCCTCGGCGTCTTCTTCGTGACGATGGCGTTTACCGGCTTTCTCATGGAACTGCTGTTCGACGCGCTCGGAATCGTTCCGAACCTCGAGGGCGGGACGACGGCGAGCGAGCAAACCTATTTCGAACTCGACTACACCTTCTACCTCAACCTCGTCGCGTTCGCCCTCTCCGGGTTCCTGTTGTACGTGTATCGTCGCGGCCTCGGCGCGCCGGGTGAGTACCGCGATCCGGTCTGTGGGATGCGCGTCGACGACGATGGGCCGAGTGCCACCCACCAGGGAGAGTCCTTCTACTTCTGTTCGACGACCTGCAAGCGGTCGTTCGAATCGACACCCGAGAAGTTCGCGGACCTCGGTCCACGAGTCGCGGATTCCGGCCACGAACACGATCACTGA
- a CDS encoding alpha/beta fold hydrolase: MTTRPHNPSPRGTAPFVGRTVSLDDGRQLAYAEYGCPKGVPVVFLHGTPGSRRLGVAFETIAEDLGVRLLSPDRPGYGRSSPWPDRSIDDAGEFVGALLDDADVGTAGIVGFSGGCPYALAAAASLPERIDRVDVVAGATPPDVSEATPAMQRFLAGLATTAPVVLRGLFRGQALLADHLAPSFVVDQYTAADTGEPVPDDVAEIVKADFLEAFARHRRGAVTEFRNTATDWGIDFADIDSRVHLWHGENDTNVPIEDARRLETRISTAELHVLEDADHLRTLLRGVPRLLEDYR, translated from the coding sequence ATGACCACGCGGCCACACAACCCGTCTCCTCGAGGGACGGCACCGTTTGTCGGTCGAACCGTCTCCCTGGACGACGGTCGGCAGCTCGCGTACGCCGAATACGGGTGTCCGAAGGGCGTCCCCGTCGTCTTTCTTCACGGGACGCCCGGCTCTCGCCGATTGGGGGTGGCGTTCGAGACGATCGCAGAGGACCTGGGGGTGCGGCTACTCTCTCCAGACCGGCCCGGATACGGCCGCTCGTCTCCGTGGCCGGATCGTTCGATCGACGACGCCGGTGAGTTCGTCGGCGCGCTTCTGGACGACGCCGACGTCGGGACGGCCGGTATCGTCGGATTCTCCGGCGGGTGCCCATACGCACTCGCCGCAGCGGCTTCCCTACCCGAACGGATCGACCGAGTCGACGTCGTGGCCGGAGCCACGCCACCCGACGTGAGCGAGGCGACGCCCGCGATGCAGCGATTTCTCGCCGGCTTGGCGACGACGGCGCCGGTCGTCCTTCGGGGGCTTTTCCGCGGACAGGCGTTGCTCGCGGACCACCTCGCTCCCTCGTTCGTCGTCGACCAGTACACCGCAGCGGATACCGGCGAACCGGTGCCCGACGATGTCGCGGAAATCGTCAAAGCGGATTTCCTCGAGGCGTTCGCCCGTCACCGCCGTGGCGCGGTCACCGAGTTCCGGAACACGGCGACGGACTGGGGGATCGACTTCGCCGACATCGACTCGAGGGTTCATCTCTGGCACGGCGAGAACGATACGAACGTTCCGATAGAAGACGCTCGCCGCCTCGAGACGCGGATATCGACCGCCGAGTTGCACGTTCTCGAAGACGCGGATCACCTTCGGACGCTCCTCCGAGGCGTTCCCAGGCTTCTCGAGGACTATCGCTGA
- a CDS encoding helix-turn-helix domain-containing protein yields MKRIQFSATYPERLVHPLHQQIIGGTSITRAELLMWSPTRDATTLFWCDGGREAAETIIANIDSLLACNFVEDTHGTGTYAFLQQDEYEFSRALLDTIAGSRVIFLPPVAFLDTGEVRFEAVGEPTALSTFHDELSELANLSIERVHEFERKGSPSRLTDRQESALETAAAVGYYEVPREGTVADVAAVLDCSKSTAGELVRKAEATVIRDYLETRCRTSTT; encoded by the coding sequence ATGAAACGCATCCAGTTCTCGGCCACTTATCCAGAGCGACTCGTTCACCCCCTTCACCAGCAGATTATCGGGGGAACGTCGATCACACGGGCCGAGTTACTGATGTGGAGCCCGACTCGAGACGCGACGACGCTGTTCTGGTGCGACGGGGGGAGGGAAGCCGCCGAAACGATCATCGCGAACATCGATTCGCTCCTCGCCTGCAATTTCGTCGAGGACACCCACGGGACCGGAACCTACGCGTTCCTCCAGCAGGACGAGTACGAGTTCTCGCGGGCGTTGCTGGATACCATCGCAGGTTCCCGGGTGATCTTTCTCCCGCCGGTCGCGTTTCTGGACACGGGCGAGGTACGGTTCGAGGCGGTCGGGGAGCCGACCGCACTCAGTACGTTCCACGACGAACTCTCCGAACTCGCGAACCTCTCCATCGAACGGGTACACGAATTCGAGCGGAAGGGGTCGCCGTCACGTCTCACCGATCGACAGGAGTCCGCACTGGAGACGGCGGCCGCGGTCGGCTACTACGAAGTCCCTCGAGAGGGTACCGTCGCTGACGTCGCTGCCGTCCTGGACTGCTCGAAGAGTACAGCCGGAGAACTGGTGCGGAAGGCAGAAGCAACGGTGATCCGGGACTACCTCGAGACGAGGTGCCGAACGTCGACTACGTAA
- a CDS encoding DUF7511 domain-containing protein, with protein sequence MSLNEAPIPDDGQSADEPLELLTDDEEVWTAVPVDATGDDRITKWISVEDDLLCDLEEWR encoded by the coding sequence ATGTCGCTGAACGAGGCCCCCATTCCCGACGATGGTCAGTCCGCGGACGAGCCCCTCGAGTTGCTCACGGACGACGAGGAGGTCTGGACGGCGGTTCCTGTCGACGCGACGGGGGACGACCGGATCACGAAGTGGATCTCGGTCGAGGACGATCTCCTCTGTGATCTCGAGGAGTGGCGATAA
- a CDS encoding geranylgeranylglycerol-phosphate geranylgeranyltransferase, whose amino-acid sequence MTARETVRGLLELTRPVNVIAASLLTFIGAFVAGGIADHAAEVAAAVAATGLAVGAGNAINDYFDREIDRINRPDRAIPRGAVSPRGALAFSIVLFAVAVVLAVMLPTLAIAIAGINLLSLVAYTELFKGLPGLGNALVAYLVGSTFLFGAAAVGEIAPAVVLFLLAAIATLTREIVKDVEDLEGDREEGLNTLPIAVGEQRALWIAAVLLTIGVLASPVPYLLGYFDVVYLALVVPADAVMLAAAVRSFDDPTRGQSWLKYGMFLAALAFVVGRASLEVGGV is encoded by the coding sequence ATGACAGCGCGGGAGACGGTCCGAGGGTTGCTCGAGTTGACGCGGCCGGTGAACGTGATCGCCGCGAGCCTGTTGACGTTCATCGGTGCGTTCGTTGCCGGTGGGATCGCCGATCACGCCGCCGAGGTAGCGGCGGCGGTAGCCGCGACCGGCCTGGCGGTGGGTGCCGGAAACGCCATCAACGACTACTTCGACCGCGAGATCGATCGGATCAACCGCCCCGATCGGGCGATCCCGCGGGGAGCGGTGAGTCCGCGTGGTGCGCTCGCGTTCAGTATCGTTCTTTTCGCAGTCGCAGTCGTGTTGGCGGTGATGCTGCCGACGCTGGCGATCGCGATCGCGGGGATCAACCTCCTGAGCCTGGTGGCGTACACCGAGTTGTTCAAGGGACTGCCGGGGCTGGGGAACGCGCTGGTCGCGTACCTCGTAGGGAGTACGTTCCTGTTCGGTGCGGCGGCGGTCGGGGAGATCGCCCCGGCGGTCGTCCTCTTCTTGCTCGCGGCGATCGCGACCCTGACTCGCGAGATCGTCAAGGACGTCGAGGATCTCGAGGGGGACCGTGAGGAGGGGCTCAACACGCTTCCGATCGCGGTGGGCGAGCAGCGGGCGCTGTGGATCGCGGCCGTTCTGCTCACGATCGGCGTTCTGGCGAGTCCAGTCCCGTACCTGCTGGGGTACTTCGATGTGGTGTATCTGGCACTGGTCGTGCCCGCCGACGCGGTGATGCTGGCCGCGGCCGTCCGGAGTTTCGACGATCCGACCAGGGGTCAGTCGTGGCTCAAGTACGGGATGTTCCTTGCAGCACTGGCGTTCGTCGTCGGCAGGGCATCGCTCGAGGTCGGTGGCGTGTGA
- a CDS encoding RAD55 family ATPase yields the protein MYDLVDVLPDTDLGPGTNILIAGPPLTGKREIAFDILRSGMSSGDGTIVVSTKDSADKVLEQLSSDTQQSASDTTPVGVVDCVTKQRGIGAVENDPRIKYASSPVDMTGIGIKLSEFLQEFYENRGVTQNRVLLHSISTLLMYSDLQTVFRFLHVFTGRVQSADALGLYVIDSTSHDDQTMNTLKQLFDGVIELEDGDGDGDEPDITTAGLSA from the coding sequence ATGTATGACCTCGTAGATGTCCTCCCGGACACGGACCTCGGTCCGGGGACGAACATCCTTATCGCCGGTCCGCCGCTCACGGGCAAGCGGGAGATCGCGTTCGACATCCTCAGGAGTGGGATGAGCAGCGGCGACGGAACGATCGTCGTTTCGACCAAGGACAGTGCCGACAAGGTACTCGAGCAGTTGTCGTCGGACACTCAGCAGTCCGCATCCGACACTACTCCCGTCGGGGTCGTCGACTGTGTCACGAAACAGCGTGGTATCGGTGCCGTCGAGAACGATCCGCGGATCAAGTACGCGTCTTCGCCGGTCGACATGACCGGTATCGGGATCAAGCTCTCCGAGTTCCTCCAGGAGTTCTACGAGAACCGGGGCGTGACCCAGAATCGCGTGTTGTTACACTCGATTTCGACGCTGTTGATGTACTCGGACCTCCAGACGGTGTTCCGATTCCTGCACGTCTTTACCGGCCGCGTCCAGAGCGCCGACGCCCTCGGGCTGTACGTTATCGACTCGACGTCACACGACGACCAGACGATGAACACGCTCAAGCAACTGTTCGATGGCGTGATCGAACTCGAGGACGGCGACGGCGACGGCGACGAGCCGGACATCACGACGGCGGGACTCTCTGCCTGA
- a CDS encoding CoA-binding protein, with protein MPVESDAEIEAVLEAETVAVVGCSSTPGKAAHDVPSYLADHGYEVYPVNPFADEILGRRAVDSLSELDEEVDVDVVCIFRPSDEVAGIVDEALERDDVEAIWTQLGIEDDEATVRAEGAGTTVVQDRCMKVEHRRLLK; from the coding sequence ATGCCAGTCGAGTCCGACGCGGAGATCGAAGCGGTGCTCGAGGCCGAAACCGTCGCCGTCGTCGGCTGCTCGAGTACACCGGGCAAGGCGGCCCACGACGTCCCGTCGTACCTCGCGGACCACGGGTACGAGGTGTACCCGGTGAACCCGTTCGCCGACGAAATCCTCGGCCGACGAGCGGTCGACTCGCTCTCGGAACTCGACGAGGAGGTCGACGTCGACGTGGTCTGTATTTTCCGCCCCAGCGACGAGGTGGCAGGGATCGTCGACGAAGCGCTCGAGCGCGACGACGTCGAGGCGATCTGGACCCAGTTGGGAATCGAAGACGACGAGGCGACAGTACGCGCCGAGGGGGCGGGAACGACCGTCGTACAGGATCGCTGTATGAAGGTCGAACACCGGCGGTTGCTGAAATGA
- a CDS encoding PLP-dependent cysteine synthase family protein — translation MTTHERPLESVLETIGDTPLVRVQDGVEGVRIYAKLESFNPGASVKDRIGRYMLERMLERGDVPAGGTIIEPTAGNTGIGLAIAAEQLGLDAIFVVPERFSVEKQQLMDALGAEIINTPTEDGMGGAIDRAQQLAEELDDAVVPQQFSNPLNAEAHHATTGPEIYEALDGEVGAVVAGCGTAGTLMGIARYALEQDPDTYVGAVEPEGSLYGEVVGEDREEGEYKIEGIGTHDPSTNELFDPELVDDVYAVADREAHDELVRLAREEGHLVASSAGAASVAAKRIARGIADGTIDAPHDTVVTVFPDSSERYLSKGIYRSFDEWSS, via the coding sequence ATGACGACCCACGAGCGACCGTTGGAGTCGGTACTCGAGACGATCGGTGACACGCCGCTCGTCCGCGTACAGGATGGCGTCGAGGGCGTACGCATCTACGCAAAACTCGAGTCGTTCAACCCGGGGGCGAGCGTGAAAGATCGGATCGGCCGCTACATGCTCGAGCGGATGCTCGAGCGCGGAGACGTCCCCGCCGGGGGAACGATCATCGAGCCGACCGCCGGGAACACCGGCATCGGGCTCGCGATCGCGGCCGAACAGCTCGGTCTCGACGCGATCTTCGTCGTTCCCGAGCGGTTCAGCGTCGAAAAACAGCAGCTGATGGACGCACTCGGTGCGGAGATCATCAACACCCCGACAGAGGACGGAATGGGCGGCGCGATCGACCGTGCACAGCAACTCGCCGAGGAACTGGACGACGCAGTCGTCCCCCAGCAGTTCTCGAACCCGCTGAACGCGGAAGCACATCACGCGACCACTGGCCCGGAAATCTACGAGGCGCTGGACGGCGAGGTCGGCGCCGTCGTCGCGGGGTGTGGCACCGCGGGCACGCTCATGGGAATCGCCCGCTACGCCCTCGAGCAGGACCCCGACACCTACGTCGGTGCCGTCGAACCGGAAGGGTCACTGTACGGCGAGGTCGTCGGCGAGGATCGCGAGGAAGGGGAGTACAAGATCGAAGGGATCGGCACGCACGATCCATCGACGAACGAACTGTTCGATCCGGAACTGGTCGACGACGTCTACGCTGTCGCCGATCGCGAGGCCCACGACGAACTCGTCCGCCTCGCACGCGAGGAAGGACACCTGGTCGCCTCGAGCGCGGGTGCAGCAAGCGTCGCGGCGAAACGCATCGCCCGCGGGATCGCCGACGGGACGATCGACGCCCCCCACGACACCGTGGTCACCGTCTTCCCGGACTCGAGCGAGCGATACCTCTCGAAGGGGATCTATCGTTCGTTCGACGAGTGGAGTTCGTAA
- a CDS encoding DUF5798 family protein has product MGLGSTAKKLQGLSDRAEAMYKQVQQLQKRIISLEEEMDETHDTVNRIDHQLTEQRELLLAIADEQGIDGEEILADAAIDDVDLEEAEDATDGDATAADAEDGETEA; this is encoded by the coding sequence ATGGGACTCGGCAGCACCGCAAAGAAACTTCAGGGGCTCTCGGATCGGGCCGAAGCGATGTACAAACAGGTACAGCAACTCCAGAAGCGGATCATCAGTCTGGAAGAGGAAATGGACGAGACCCACGACACGGTCAACCGGATCGACCACCAGCTTACCGAGCAGCGCGAACTCCTGCTGGCGATCGCCGACGAACAGGGAATCGACGGCGAGGAGATCCTCGCAGACGCGGCGATCGACGACGTGGACCTCGAGGAGGCTGAAGACGCGACTGACGGGGACGCGACCGCAGCCGACGCCGAGGACGGCGAGACCGAAGCCTAA
- a CDS encoding helix-turn-helix domain-containing protein — protein sequence MISLALTVRQCDCPLSAASDAYDVAFVTPHWRYHRERSTLELRVLADAADRAALEQGLDVVRNHEETTRFELLAKRGGTGRARLAMGTTDVMGTVVDHGGYLTGPFENVDGSERWQIGFDDEAAADAALETLETADDECELRSRRVIDPATVLEDVRAEAVGSTVLERARGLTPTERETLRRAVEDGYYDVPRSATLGDLADALDVSDPAVSKTLRRAERKLLVPTVSAVESARRRDRR from the coding sequence ATGATCAGCCTCGCCCTGACGGTCCGGCAGTGTGACTGTCCGTTGAGTGCGGCGAGCGACGCCTACGACGTCGCGTTCGTGACCCCTCACTGGCGCTATCACCGCGAGCGGTCCACCCTCGAGTTGCGGGTCCTCGCCGACGCGGCCGACCGCGCCGCACTCGAGCAGGGGCTGGACGTCGTTCGGAACCACGAGGAGACGACGCGGTTCGAACTGCTCGCCAAGCGCGGCGGGACGGGACGGGCCCGGCTCGCGATGGGGACGACCGACGTAATGGGGACGGTCGTCGACCACGGCGGTTACCTCACCGGGCCGTTCGAGAACGTCGACGGGAGCGAACGCTGGCAGATCGGGTTCGACGACGAGGCCGCCGCCGACGCGGCCCTCGAGACGCTCGAAACTGCGGACGACGAGTGCGAACTCCGGAGTCGTCGGGTCATCGATCCCGCGACTGTCCTCGAGGACGTGCGGGCGGAGGCGGTCGGATCGACCGTGTTGGAGCGTGCCCGGGGCCTCACACCCACCGAACGCGAGACGCTCCGGCGGGCCGTCGAAGACGGCTACTACGACGTGCCCCGATCGGCGACGCTCGGCGACCTCGCCGACGCGCTCGACGTGTCCGATCCGGCAGTCTCGAAGACGCTGCGACGGGCCGAACGGAAACTGCTCGTGCCGACGGTGTCGGCCGTCGAGTCCGCTCGGCGGCGCGACCGGCGTTAA
- a CDS encoding DMT family transporter, with the protein MPRLSSKPVWSRLSTYLFALAPLAAAALWGGLYVVSKWGFDAVPPLTLAFLRVAVGAAALLVVVRATAPRRRFSRRDLLGFAALGVAVAASLATQFLGTALTTASQGSLVTVLTPVFTILLGVSVLGERLSGRLVVGIVTAIVGTVVVLSGQYDLAELTGSATVGIGMLLVASATWAVYTVFGKPLIERYSALETATYSCAVAVPILGALVPVEVAMTGASLRAIEPTPELVVAVLYLGLLGTAAAWYLWYKGMEYVDASVVSAFFFAQPVVGALFGAAVLGESPGSRFVLGGAVMAAGIYMVSTTRTTA; encoded by the coding sequence ATGCCCCGACTGTCGTCCAAACCCGTGTGGTCGAGGCTCTCCACGTATCTGTTCGCGCTGGCGCCGCTCGCCGCTGCCGCACTCTGGGGCGGCCTCTACGTCGTGAGCAAGTGGGGGTTCGACGCCGTCCCGCCGCTGACGCTGGCGTTCCTCCGCGTGGCGGTCGGCGCCGCCGCCTTGCTCGTCGTCGTCCGGGCGACAGCGCCGCGCCGGCGGTTTTCGCGTCGCGACCTGCTGGGGTTTGCCGCCCTGGGCGTGGCCGTCGCCGCGTCGCTTGCGACCCAGTTCCTCGGGACGGCCCTGACCACCGCCAGCCAGGGATCGCTCGTGACCGTGCTGACCCCCGTGTTTACCATCCTGCTCGGTGTGTCCGTGCTGGGCGAACGGCTCTCCGGTCGCCTGGTCGTCGGCATCGTCACGGCGATCGTCGGCACCGTCGTCGTGCTCTCGGGCCAGTACGACCTCGCGGAGTTGACCGGCTCGGCGACCGTCGGGATCGGGATGCTCCTGGTCGCGAGCGCGACCTGGGCTGTCTATACAGTCTTCGGAAAGCCGCTGATCGAACGCTACTCCGCCCTCGAGACCGCCACCTACTCCTGTGCCGTCGCGGTCCCGATCCTCGGGGCGCTGGTCCCGGTCGAGGTCGCGATGACCGGGGCGTCGCTGCGGGCGATCGAGCCGACGCCGGAGTTGGTCGTCGCGGTTCTCTACCTGGGACTGCTCGGAACCGCGGCTGCGTGGTACCTCTGGTACAAGGGGATGGAGTACGTCGACGCGAGCGTCGTCTCGGCGTTTTTCTTCGCCCAGCCGGTCGTCGGCGCGCTCTTCGGGGCGGCAGTGCTCGGCGAATCGCCAGGGTCGCGGTTCGTCCTCGGCGGCGCGGTGATGGCGGCCGGGATCTACATGGTGTCGACGACACGAACGACCGCGTAG
- a CDS encoding LolA family protein, which produces MTSRRTAIVLCLLVLVVPLSGCVVLEDGDDGPSTTAPKPGPEAESEQSPDPAAVFEGAFVHSEALENVRGERTTTVTIGEPGDAETRTERVAVVERPYVEYRSEVLESSAPDRVGEVYVSNASVSWWYDPDGPSASYFPVEEPFDDDAVRADRAAQADRQSDLYDLEYLGTETVADREAHVLAVEAKNETVAEGISLLVGDTEFVYALETIDPTEKLVADEQRLWIDAEYEYPLKEELVVSAESADDADRYVMTERFETVTFNDGDVGDDTFAFDPPENATVTDLSEE; this is translated from the coding sequence ATGACATCTCGTCGAACCGCGATCGTCCTCTGTCTCCTGGTGCTGGTCGTTCCGCTGAGCGGCTGCGTCGTCCTCGAGGACGGCGACGACGGGCCGTCGACCACGGCGCCGAAACCGGGCCCGGAAGCCGAGTCCGAGCAATCGCCCGACCCCGCAGCCGTGTTCGAGGGCGCATTCGTCCACTCGGAGGCCCTCGAGAACGTCCGCGGCGAGCGGACGACGACCGTGACGATCGGCGAGCCCGGCGACGCCGAAACGCGAACCGAACGCGTCGCGGTCGTCGAACGCCCCTACGTCGAGTACCGCAGCGAAGTCCTCGAGTCGTCCGCGCCCGATCGCGTCGGCGAGGTCTACGTCTCGAACGCGTCGGTTTCGTGGTGGTACGACCCCGATGGGCCGTCCGCGAGCTACTTCCCGGTCGAGGAGCCCTTCGACGACGACGCGGTTCGGGCCGACCGCGCAGCGCAAGCCGACCGGCAGAGCGACCTCTACGACCTCGAGTACCTGGGGACCGAGACGGTCGCCGACCGCGAGGCCCACGTCCTCGCCGTCGAAGCGAAAAACGAGACGGTCGCCGAGGGAATCTCGCTGTTGGTCGGCGACACCGAATTCGTCTACGCCCTCGAGACGATCGACCCGACCGAGAAACTCGTCGCCGACGAGCAGCGTCTCTGGATCGATGCGGAGTACGAGTACCCGCTGAAGGAGGAACTCGTGGTGAGCGCCGAATCGGCGGACGACGCCGACCGCTACGTCATGACCGAACGGTTCGAGACCGTGACGTTCAACGACGGGGACGTCGGCGACGACACGTTCGCGTTCGACCCGCCCGAGAACGCGACGGTGACGGACCTCTCCGAGGAGTGA
- a CDS encoding GNAT family N-acetyltransferase: MTLQLQKADESDLETLAELWRALATDMVQYSDLNELSDGAASEAVEEEFRNQLESEDVTNYLLRESNSESESESESESKSGTTVGFVTLRKGTHPSREYSEYLRIVNLFVKEGYRSEGYGSAVIDRVEEMGREKGCDLLKVSFEIENSGARRFYAENGFEEKQIDSVYRLE; the protein is encoded by the coding sequence ATGACGCTGCAACTGCAAAAAGCGGACGAAAGCGACCTCGAGACGCTGGCCGAACTCTGGCGCGCGCTGGCCACGGATATGGTACAGTATTCCGACCTGAACGAACTGTCCGATGGCGCCGCGAGCGAGGCCGTCGAGGAGGAGTTTCGCAACCAACTCGAGAGCGAGGACGTCACGAATTATCTGCTCCGGGAATCGAACTCGGAGTCGGAATCGGAGTCGGAGTCGGAATCGAAATCAGGAACGACGGTCGGCTTCGTCACCCTCCGGAAGGGAACTCACCCCTCGAGGGAGTACTCGGAGTACCTCCGTATCGTGAACCTGTTCGTGAAAGAGGGATACCGAAGCGAGGGCTACGGGTCGGCGGTCATCGACCGCGTCGAGGAGATGGGCCGGGAAAAGGGATGTGACCTCCTCAAGGTATCCTTCGAGATCGAAAACAGCGGTGCGCGCCGGTTCTACGCCGAGAACGGCTTCGAGGAGAAACAGATCGATTCCGTGTACCGGCTCGAGTGA
- a CDS encoding mechanosensitive ion channel family protein yields MTGAPSQAADELGPIGSALEEFMGATIADSLEGLILFVAAFVVVYGIGKAVLLPIVRRGLEARELDAHAQKPLLKLATFGVVFLAVAVAFGFAGFGNFLVSMAGIAAAGALAVGLAMQSTISNFVSGVFIYIDKPFRIGDWIEWEDHSGVVEDISLRVTRVRTFDNELLTVPNAQLTESVIKNPVEADQLRMKFVFGIGYDDDIDQARRIIVDEAERHPDILDDPAPSVRLTELGDSDVGLQSRFWIADPSRADFVRIRGEYVTEVKRRFDEEGIDIPYPVRTLEGGLDLANEQGVLGAAE; encoded by the coding sequence ATGACCGGGGCTCCCTCGCAGGCGGCCGACGAACTCGGCCCGATCGGCAGCGCACTCGAGGAGTTTATGGGTGCGACGATCGCCGATAGCCTCGAGGGACTGATCCTCTTCGTCGCCGCGTTCGTCGTCGTCTACGGCATCGGAAAGGCCGTTCTCCTGCCGATCGTTCGACGTGGGCTCGAGGCGCGCGAACTCGACGCCCACGCGCAGAAGCCACTGCTCAAACTCGCCACGTTCGGGGTCGTCTTCCTCGCGGTCGCGGTCGCGTTCGGCTTCGCTGGATTCGGCAACTTCCTGGTCTCGATGGCCGGCATCGCCGCGGCCGGCGCGCTGGCGGTCGGCCTCGCGATGCAGAGTACGATCTCGAACTTCGTCTCCGGTGTGTTCATCTACATCGACAAGCCGTTCCGGATCGGCGACTGGATCGAGTGGGAGGACCACTCGGGCGTCGTCGAGGACATCAGCCTCCGGGTCACTCGCGTTCGTACCTTCGACAACGAACTGTTGACGGTGCCGAACGCGCAACTGACTGAAAGCGTCATCAAGAACCCGGTCGAGGCGGACCAGCTCCGGATGAAGTTCGTCTTCGGCATCGGTTACGACGACGACATCGATCAGGCGCGCCGGATCATCGTCGACGAGGCGGAACGCCACCCGGATATCCTCGACGATCCCGCGCCGAGCGTGCGGTTGACCGAACTCGGCGACTCCGACGTCGGGCTTCAGTCGCGGTTCTGGATCGCGGACCCCTCGCGGGCCGACTTCGTCCGCATCAGGGGCGAGTACGTGACCGAGGTGAAACGGCGGTTCGACGAAGAAGGGATCGACATCCCGTACCCCGTCCGGACTCTCGAGGGCGGCCTCGACCTCGCGAACGAACAGGGCGTTCTCGGCGCGGCCGAGTAG